The window GGGACACCATTACTGCACATTTTGCCGTGATGGATCGTATGACGGCGGCAGCCGAAGAATTACTGGCTTTGCGCGGTCCGCTGCAAAGTCTGTTGAGCGGTGCTCCCGATAATCAGCGTTGTCTGTGCCATATGGACCCGACCGCCCCCAACTGGATACAGACTGCTGAGAACAAACTGGTATTGCTTGACTGGGAATACGCGGCTATCGGTCACCCGTTATGGGATCTGGCTGCTTTATTACAGGGCGTGGATTTATCCGCCGACGATGAGCAGGCCCTGCTGCAGGCCTATGGTTTAAAACATTATCGTGGCTGGGAATTTGCCAAAACACAGATGAGCTATCTGGCCGCACTCTGGTACCGGGCGCAGGGGCTGTGGAGTGATCGTGAGCTGATTGCTTATTTAAATGGCCTTAAAGCGTTGGCAGAGTGACTGTCCGGCGCTTGTTTAATTTATTTAAAAACTCCGCCGGATCTTTCTGCAGTGCCATTTCCCCCGCCTGTTGCTGCTGAATGCGGCGGGTTAGTAAACGGCTCAGCCAGAAGCGCAGGGCTGCGCCTCTTAACACTAAATTCCAGTTGGCTTTTTCTGCATCGTTTAATGGCCGTACGCTTTCGTAGCCGTTTAATAAGGCTTCTGTACAACCGGCTTTCCAGTCGCCGTTAATATCGCAGCACCAGTCGTTGGCGATGATCGCCAGATCGTAGAGCAGGGCACCATCGCAGGCGTTGTATAAATCGAGAATGGCGCCAACCTGGCCATCAGCGGTGAAGAGGGCGTTGTCATGAAACAGGTCGCCGTGAATCCAGCCCTGCGGCAGGCTCAGCCATTGGGCGCGCTGTTGTGTCTGAAAGTGCAGTTCGTCTTCAAGCAGCGTCTGTTCTTCGCGGGTTAAATCGCTGCTCAGCTCCGGGCTGATCGTAATCCACCAGTCAAAACCACGGCTGTCATTGCGGCGGTTATGCAGCGGCAGGGCGGCCAGATGCAGTTCCGCCAGCGCGCGGCCAATGGCTGCGCAGTGTTGCGGTTGCGGATCATGGATATGTTCGCCGGGCAGGCGCGGACAAATAATCGCCGGTTTGTCTTTCAGGCTGTGCAGCCATTCGCCATCACGTGCTGCCAGTGGTGCCGGAACCTGCAGTCCCTGTTGCCCCAGATGATGCGCCAGACGGACAAACTCACGCACTTCACTGCTGTTATGGTGCTCAAACAGGGTGAGCACATACTCACTCTGCCGGCCTTGCTGCTGGCAGGTAACGAAGTAGTTGGTGTTCTCGATACCGGCGGCGATGCCTTTATATGAAACTAACGTACCCAATTCAAATCGGGCAAGAAAGGCTTCGGTGTCGCTCTGGCTCAGCGAGGTATAAACAGACATGGGAAGTATCCGGAGGTCAGCAGGCTGGTTGATTTTGGTCGTGTTGCGGGCCTGATTGCCGCTGGCGCCACAGGCGGGGCCATACTGGCATTCATGCCCGTCGGGGTTAATCGCCCGACAGGCTTAAAATATGGGCTTATTACCAGCGGAAGATAACCCATTTCGGTACGCGCATCTGCGGGTTATCTTTGCGTACAAACTCGTTGGTTTCCTGCTCGGAAGGAATCAGGTAGTAGGCCGGGCCGACTTTAGGCACAACTTTGATCTCGCTGATTTCGCCGTTAATGCGGAATTCGTAATAGGTATTATCGCCATCGTTGCGGATGGTGACGGTCTCGCCGACAGGCTCGGCCGCAAGGGCGCTGCCGCTGGCCAGCAGAGCCGGAACAAACAGGATTGTCGCCAGAAGTTGCTGAATCTTCATGGTAAACTGCGCCTCAATAATGATTCTTCTGGTGGCATTGTACGCCGCCCGCCACCGAAACCCCAGCCAAGGATTTGACCAATATCATGTCTAAGCCAGTGATTCTCGTCGATGGTTCGTCCTATCTGTTCCGCGCCTTCCATGCGATTCCGCTTTTGACCAACTCCAAAGGTCTGCACACCAATGCCATCAAGGGCGTGATCAGCATGATCAAACGTCTGCAGAAAGATTACGCCGGTTCACAGCTGGTGGTGGTGTTTGATGCCAAAGGCAAAACTTTCCGCAACGATATTTATGCCGACTACAAAGCCCATCGTCCGCCGATGCCGGACGAGCTGCGTGAGCAGATTGAGCCTATTCATAACATTATCCGCGCAATGGGTTTACCGCTGCTGATCATTGACGGGGTTGAAGCGGATGACGTGATCGGCACGCTGGCATCGCAGGCTATTGAGCATAATCAGGATGTGGTGATTTCCACCGGCGATAAAGATATGGCGCAGCTGGTCAACAGCCATGTGTCATTGATTAATACCATGACCGATACCTTCCTCGATGTGGATGGCGTTAAAGAAAAATTCGGCGTACCGCCCGAGCATATCATCGACTACCTCGCCTTAATGGGCGACAAGGTTGATAACATTCCTGGTGTACCTAAAGTTGGTGAAAAAACGGCTGTCGGATTAGTCGCTGGCTTAGGCAGTCTGGAAACGATTTACGATAATCTCGATAAGGTTGCAACGCTGGAATTCCGCGGTGCAAAAACCATGGCCGCCCGTCTGGAAGAACATAAAGAGCAGGCGCTGTTATCGAAAGTACTGGCCACCATTAAATGTGATGTCGATCTGGAATTCAGCCTGCCTGAAATTAAAAGCAGCGAGGCCGATAATGCTCAGCTGCTGGAATTATTCCGCGAGATGGAATTTAAAGCCTGGATTGCCGAGCTGAGTAATTCGGCCGATGCTATTCCGGCGTTTGAATTAACCGCCTCGGCCGGTTCGGTTTCCGGTCAGCAGCAGGCCGCCGAACAGGCCATGGCCGCAGCATTCAGTGGTGACACTCAGTACGATATTATTTTTACCCAGACAGAACTTGATGCCTGGCTGGAGAAGCTTAAAAACGCAGAACTCTTTGCCTTCGATACCGAAACCACCTCGCTTAATTATAAAGAAGCCCGCATTGTCGGTGTCTCCTTTGCGGTGGAAGCCGGCAAGGCCGCCTATGTGCCGCTGGCACACGATGCGGAATGTATTCCGGAAGGCAAAACCCAGCTTAATCGCGAAGAGGTTTTAGCGCAGCTGCAGCCGATACTGGAAAGCGAGACGCATAAAAAAGTCGGCCAGCATATGAAATACGATATGCACGTACTGGCGAACCACGGTATTCAGCTGCGCGGTGTGCAGTTCGACACCATGCTGGAGTCCTATATTCTCGATTCGGTCGCGACCCGTCACGATATGGACAGCCTGGCGCTGAAATATCTGGGCCATAAAAATATCAGCTTTGAAGAAATTGCCGGTAAGGGCGTCAAGCAGCTGACCTTTAATCAGATTCATACCGATAAGGCCGGGCCTTATGCCGCCGAAGACGCCGATATTACCCTGCGTCTGCACCAGCGTTTATGGCCGGAATTACAGGCCGTACCAAGCCTGCAAAAAGTTTTTGAAGAAATAGAAATGCCGGTTATGCCAGTGCTGTGTGGTATGGAAGAAACCGGTGCATTAATTGATGCCGATTTACTGCACGAACAAAGCCAGCAGATCGAACAGCGTCTGCAACAACTGGAGCAGGAAGCCCATAACGCCGCCGGTCAGGTATTTAATTTAAGCTCGCCAAAACAGCTGGGCGAAATCCTGTTTGAGAAACAACAGCTGCCGGTGAAAAAGAAAACGCCCAAAGGTGCGCCCTCCACCGCCGAAGAAGTGCTGCAGGAACTGGCCGACGACGGTTACGAGCTGCCAAAGCTGCTGATGGAACATCGCGGTCTGGCGAAATTAAAAAGCACTTATACTGATAAGCTGCCATTAATGATTGCGCCGGAATCCGGCCGCGTACATACCTCTTACCATCAGGCGGTGGCGGCAACCGGACGTTTATCCTCTACCGACCCTAACCTGCAGAATATTCCGATCCGTTCGGAAGAAGGCCGTAAAATCCGTCAGGCTTTTATTGCGCCAGCCGGTTATAAACTGGTGGCAGCGGATTACAGTCAGATTGAACTGCGCATTATGGCGCATCTTTCTGATGATCCGAGTCTGCTGAAGGCCTTTGCCGATGGCCGCGATATTCACCGTGCAACCGCAGCGGAAGTGTTTGGTGAAACAGAAGAAAACGTCAGCGATAACCAGCGCCGTGCCGCCAAAGCCATTAACTTTGGTTTGATTTATGGTATGTCGGCTTTTGGTCTGGCGAAACAGATTGGCGTTGGCCGTGGCGAAGCACAGGATTACGTGAACCTGTATTTCCAGCGTTATCC of the Thalassolituus hydrocarboniclasticus genome contains:
- a CDS encoding phosphotransferase, producing MLQQILDDWPHWQLCSEAPTLDNISPLPGGLTNHCYLLRLPEGDYVLRVEGRNSRALDINRAAELQVHHLVAAQGLTPTIRFRSSSGHYWIRDYVPGTPLTNQQLNLPLLLTMAQQLQQLHQLRPPAGIPKLSISEKAGHYWDTITAHFAVMDRMTAAAEELLALRGPLQSLLSGAPDNQRCLCHMDPTAPNWIQTAENKLVLLDWEYAAIGHPLWDLAALLQGVDLSADDEQALLQAYGLKHYRGWEFAKTQMSYLAALWYRAQGLWSDRELIAYLNGLKALAE
- the polA gene encoding DNA polymerase I; translated protein: MSKPVILVDGSSYLFRAFHAIPLLTNSKGLHTNAIKGVISMIKRLQKDYAGSQLVVVFDAKGKTFRNDIYADYKAHRPPMPDELREQIEPIHNIIRAMGLPLLIIDGVEADDVIGTLASQAIEHNQDVVISTGDKDMAQLVNSHVSLINTMTDTFLDVDGVKEKFGVPPEHIIDYLALMGDKVDNIPGVPKVGEKTAVGLVAGLGSLETIYDNLDKVATLEFRGAKTMAARLEEHKEQALLSKVLATIKCDVDLEFSLPEIKSSEADNAQLLELFREMEFKAWIAELSNSADAIPAFELTASAGSVSGQQQAAEQAMAAAFSGDTQYDIIFTQTELDAWLEKLKNAELFAFDTETTSLNYKEARIVGVSFAVEAGKAAYVPLAHDAECIPEGKTQLNREEVLAQLQPILESETHKKVGQHMKYDMHVLANHGIQLRGVQFDTMLESYILDSVATRHDMDSLALKYLGHKNISFEEIAGKGVKQLTFNQIHTDKAGPYAAEDADITLRLHQRLWPELQAVPSLQKVFEEIEMPVMPVLCGMEETGALIDADLLHEQSQQIEQRLQQLEQEAHNAAGQVFNLSSPKQLGEILFEKQQLPVKKKTPKGAPSTAEEVLQELADDGYELPKLLMEHRGLAKLKSTYTDKLPLMIAPESGRVHTSYHQAVAATGRLSSTDPNLQNIPIRSEEGRKIRQAFIAPAGYKLVAADYSQIELRIMAHLSDDPSLLKAFADGRDIHRATAAEVFGETEENVSDNQRRAAKAINFGLIYGMSAFGLAKQIGVGRGEAQDYVNLYFQRYPGVRDYMDNTREHAKEQGFVETIFGRRLYLPEIRAKNAPRRQHAERTAINAPMQGSAADIIKRAMIRVAGWLPGSGFDARMLMQVHDELILEVKEDQAEAFAAELKQQMEQAAELKVPLVVEAGIGDNWEQAH
- a CDS encoding homoserine kinase encodes the protein MSVYTSLSQSDTEAFLARFELGTLVSYKGIAAGIENTNYFVTCQQQGRQSEYVLTLFEHHNSSEVREFVRLAHHLGQQGLQVPAPLAARDGEWLHSLKDKPAIICPRLPGEHIHDPQPQHCAAIGRALAELHLAALPLHNRRNDSRGFDWWITISPELSSDLTREEQTLLEDELHFQTQQRAQWLSLPQGWIHGDLFHDNALFTADGQVGAILDLYNACDGALLYDLAIIANDWCCDINGDWKAGCTEALLNGYESVRPLNDAEKANWNLVLRGAALRFWLSRLLTRRIQQQQAGEMALQKDPAEFLNKLNKRRTVTLPTL
- a CDS encoding DUF2782 domain-containing protein, whose product is MKIQQLLATILFVPALLASGSALAAEPVGETVTIRNDGDNTYYEFRINGEISEIKVVPKVGPAYYLIPSEQETNEFVRKDNPQMRVPKWVIFRW